Sequence from the Pecten maximus chromosome 8, xPecMax1.1, whole genome shotgun sequence genome:
tcagaaagtgctgaagggatctttctcaaatttcatatgtttgttccccttggtgcttagttatgcatatagcattttgagacctatcggaaaacaacatggccgacaggcaaccatcttgaattttgacaattgaagtttgttatcgctattgctcagaaagtactgaagggatctttctcaaattccatatgtaggttccccttggtgcctagttatgcatattgcatttttagaccaatcgaaaaacaacatggccgacaggcagccatcttggattttgacaattgaagtttgttatcgctatttctccgaaagcactgaagggatctttctcaaatttcatatgtatgttccccttggtgccttgttatgcatatcacattttgagaccaatagcaaaacaacatggccgacaggcagccatcttggattttgacaattgaagtttgttattgctttttctcagaaagtactgaagggatctttctcaaatttcatataaaggttccccttggtgcctagttatgcatattgcattttgagaccaatcgataaacaacatggccaacaggcagccatcttggattttgacaattgaagtttgttatctctatttctcagaaagtacttaagggatctttctcaaacttttttgtaagttccccttggtctgttgttctgcatattgcatcttgggaccaataggaaaacaacatggccgcctggcagtcatcttggattttgacaattgaagtttgttatcgctatttatcagaaattgctgaagggatctttctgaaatttcattattaggttcccctctgtgcctagttatgcatattggattttgagaccagtcagaaaacaacctggctgacaggcagccatcttggattttgacaattgaagtttgttatcgctattttacagaaggtactgaagggatctttctcaaatttcatatgtaggttccccttggtccctggtgttgcattttgggaccaatccgaaaacaacatggccgacagacagccattatcgctaaatcttaaattttatatataggttccccttgtttgataagtactagagggctgtttctgaatttacacagattagtaagacttagaggaagggaaaagtagagaaaagatcaatctgacatggaacctataaagatcattcaatggtgggcgccaagatccctctgggatctcttgttttttttttattttttactaaaattaggaatttcatgaccctggggtctcaagtttgcccctggggagggggtaaactttactatagtttatacagggaaatcacatttttgacttttatttgttttatttcttttggaattcattctaatttggtaaataTTATCACCTTGTGAAGGCAGtgtgatggtatacacatgttggccctgactgacccccaggggctaatgggcggggctaaaaagggtcaaattgactgaagtttaaaaaatcttcttctcaagaaggaaataaggtggaatcaaatactctttatagttggaaacatcttaaagtgctttactaaaattttgaatttcatgaccctggggtctcaagttggcccctggggagggggtaaactttactgtagttcatatagagaaatcacatttttgactataatatgtttgatttctattggaattcattctaatttggttaacattatcagcttgggatggcagttcgagggtatgcacatgtttgccctgactgactcctaggggctgatgggcggggctaaaaagggtcaaattgactgaaatttcaaaaatcttcttttcagactgaaataaaatagaatcaaatactgtttatagatgaaagggtcttaaggtgctttactaaaattgtgaatttcatgaccctggggtgaCACATTTACCCctgggggagggggtaaattttactatagtttatatagggaaatcacatttttgactgatttgtttgatttctattggaattcattctaacttggttaacattttcagcatgggatgaaagtttgataatatgcacatgttggccctgactgacccctaggggcttatgggcggggccaaaaatggtcaattaaattaactgaattatttcaaatctcaggtgaccgttaaggcccatggacctcttgtttttttttaggttttgtGGATGTGGAGACACCCACCCTTTTTAGAAAGACACCTGGGGTGAGTTGGAACAATATCTAAACTATGTTGGAGAAGAAAATGTGAAAAGAAATATTGGTGATTTTTCAACCtgttttatttggtttttaacttcacaattatttttattcaaacaaaaacaatgcaatgatttttagcccaccattaTCTGATAGTGGGCTATTCGATTCACTCTACATCCGTCATCCATTTTCTGTTTATCAGCTGTCTGTCCATAAACAGTCCTTGTTGCATAGCTATATATCCTGAGAAAGACTGATGTTTTCTCAAACTTTATAAGGCAGGTTCCCCTTGGGCCAGCTAGGCGGcaatctttgattttgacactTGAAGTTTGTCACCACAATTTTTGAGAAGTATAGTAAatatttttctcaaacttctcAAACTTCATAATATAGGTTCCCCATGCTTTCTAGTTTATTGAAATACAACATAGTTAAATAAATTTTCATTGTTGAAGTTAAGGATGTGAGGTAGAGTTTTGTCAATAGTTtgcagcattttttttttttttatttatttattttttttcagggTGCTAAGGAGTTCCTGGTTCCAACTCGGCACAAAGGGCGGTTTTATAGTCTTCCCCAGAGTCCTCAACAGGTAACCATGGTGATACATATCTGACAAGCTGTTGATATAGTGATGTGTCCATTCAATTGTAATTGTTCATGAAAGGTGCCCTATAAAATGTTCATCTCCATAAAATATCTACACTggaaacattttaattattgattattttgttttagtttaaacagtTGCTGATGATAGGAGGAATTGACAGATATTTCCAAATAGCCAGATGTTACCGAGATGAAACCCAGAAACCAGACAGGCAACCAGAGTTCACACAGGTCAGAGTTCAAAAAAAGGTCAATCATGATGTAGTCCAAATTAGAATTCATTGAAAAAGTAGAACTGAGCCAGATAATAAGAGCTCATACGGGTCAGAGTTCAGGAAAAgttaaattaaatcattttttaagACCATGTCTAGTATCTAGTAATAAGATATCTTCAATAAGcaaatgtctggtaataagatCTCtccaataagcccatgcctggtgaATATATATCtccaataagcccatgtctggtaatcaGATCTCTCCAATAATCCCTCAGGTgaaaattttcaacaaaatagAGCCCATGATGATTTGTGGAATACACAGTAATAGTTAACTATAGTACTCATTGTATTCAAAATGTGTCCATGGTTTGATAACCATGGGTTTCCTTAGTACTAATTATAATGCAAATTGGATTCATATTTTGGTATCTGAATATTCATAGACTATTTGAATATTAACAGATTTGAATATTCATAGCAAATTCgaatattaatagaaaatttgaatattggtagaatattatagatatttagAAATTATGGAATATTCATAGAATTGCTGCATTACCAATTAAAGTTAAATTATATCGTCTTTTCAGTTAGACATAGAGATGGCCTTCACCTCACAGACACACATAATGAGATTAATAGAGAGACTGCTACACCATTGCTGGCCCCCGGAGGCCGGGATCTTACCGGACACCTTTCCTGTCATGACATATGACCAGGCTTTAAGGGACTATGGCATAGACAAACCCGATACACGATTTGACATGAAGGTTTGTGATATGACGTACTGTATGGAGAACtgaatacagtggaacttcgttaactcgaactcagAAAACTCtaataccccgcttaactcgaagtacctcgtcggtcccggccgaattctctttttatcttagtaaagaaaactcggaaaactcgaactcggaaaactcggataatacgaagtgaaaatttggtcccaacaataaaaatcctattttaaatgttcgaataactcgaagtataattttcgtcgatcggtggtaaacgccgacattttttaagagctaaattccatttgtaatactgaacatatcggcactactaacctacatgctattataagtgtttcataaattcataaaagaaattgtcggttgaatcttataacaacaagtcttggtaataaaaagtactgctttacttacatcaggtaatttcctaaggcggtcgccgatatgagtacacacgatagtcaacaactcatctacccgctcgctcaagcgaaactaatctctgacacaccggtagatctacccggctgatgtttttacaagtgtagaaatgaaacagtcaccggcgcctattaaatctttaaacagctgaaacaatagcgtaattactgccgaggtgttcagagtacaactgtaacggtcagtgctgtctattaaatcagataaaacgccaactcagttacagtaacattttatcgCACATGCGCAGagcaacttccggtgctaataaACATGGAAATGGCatggttatcaataaaacgtAAGTAGGCCGataaaacagtattttatatgtccaataaaaggtaatggttctgttgagttttgcatgcaatctgttttaaacttaatttgatttgacatgaataacttgttattttgtcgaaatccgttttatcgttttaccttttgcaaacatgacttgcacatcagatcgttattgaagtgactaagtgaaagaaactttatcgtgactgtatatcggcaaaactacaccaaattaaaagtgacataacgaaacattacatatatatttacatgtattgaccagtcttcaaactaaactgatgagcgacagagcgaagttataatgattatttaatgttgacaaatattgactaAACTTTtaaccaaaaatgataactcgcttaattcgaacactcggataactcgaagttttttcgtggtcccgtcgacttcgagttaacgaagttccactgtattgtATTACTGCATCTTTACTGCATTTACCCAAGATATACAGAAGCctacatatttcttttttttttggcccTGAAAATTTGACAGTGTTCTTTTATCTGGATACTTTCTCCGAGACGAGGCTCTTAGTTTTAGATTGTAGCCATCATTTCTATCAACAAATGCATTTGTGTTTTTTAAAGCAACATGAATTTGTGAAAAGAGTTATATTGTCccttttcttttaaaaatgatatattggTGAAAACAAAGGGGAGGGTGGTATATGTTTCCTTTATCCATCTGTTTACGTACGTAAATCTGTTAAATCTGTATGTTGTCAGCTAGCACTATAGCGGCTTCATTCTTTGAGGAATGTCATCAAACATCACACAATTACCAAGGACCATAAAGACCTCGGACATTTGAGTTGTAGGGttgtaaggtcaaggtcaaagtcactcTTGCTATTTTCAGAAAATCCTTGTTAGCACTTTAGTGGCTCCATTCCTTGAAGGATTGTGATAAAAGTTCACACAACTAAAAAGGACCGTAACATCTCAAACAATTTTGAGTTTCATGGGTTGCtgggttaaggtcaaggtcactgttactatttttaggaAATCTCTAGAGGGGCTGGAAGGGGAAATGTTTTGCTGAAGCAATATTCAGTATGCTTGTTAATGTCTTTAGAATTATCCTTTCAGCTTAAAGACTTAAGTGATGTCATGTCTGGTTGTGGTGTTGAGCTACTTGAACAAGCAGAAACTGTCACCGCCCTAAGAATACCTGATGGACAGGTAGGTCCACCTCCGATACATATTCAAATGAAAGAAAGAGGACATGTATGATGATAACTAGCTAGAATTTTATCAGATGTGTCATACCAttgattcttttttttcaatctaaTCAACTTTCCTCTAAATGTCTCCCTTAAGTTGACATTGCCTCACATTTGCCCTTTGGTTGAGCGGTCGCCACTGTGAAAAaaggctttaggttctgtcccctggccgagacataccagagtctataaaattGGTAGTTACTACCCCTGCCTAGTGCTCAGCATTTTGAGAGTGGGATGACtggatgtcagtataatgtaactgGTTGGGAtatcctgctgggtgtcttcagcagtatgcttcagtgagatagcactataaagtcagtgTCAGTTCTGAGCTATCataaggagacaaacacaaatatacaacacCCTCCTTAaacacatacactacatacatagatctcacacacaggggagggcatccttaaattaccatagCTGTTAATACACAGGCGATgttccttcacgtgaaattcacatgaaattcacatgaaatatttcacataaatttcatgtgaattttttttgGTGAATTTCACGCGAAGAATTGCATGaaaatttcatgtgaaaaaaagattcacatgaaattcacatgaaggaatattgcctgtgtaggATGTTGATCAATACAAACCAGACCAAATCCTCAAAAACACCTTATCCATAATGCTTATTTCTTTTCTTATTGTTTTGCAGAAGTACTTTTCCAACAAAGATTTAGATATCCTATGCAAGCCAATTAATGAAGATAATAAAACAGTGAGTATAATTATGGGATATATCTATTAATACACTTATTAATATGGAGAGATATTTCCACGATTTATAATCAAAAGTCTCTTGTCACAAAATTCATGCAGTCGTATAGCTTCATATTGGCCGAGTGCTTAatgtgtcccaacactttatcactagccctccacctctaggttgtgggttcgaaacctacgtggggcagttacctggtactgactgtaggctggtggtttttctccgggtactccgggtactccggctttcctccaccaaataaaccaaaccaaaccaaagcttCATGTTTTTACAAAAAGCTTAAGTTTTGATTGACACATGGTTTTTTATTCTCATTTCACCTAAATTTGCCAAACTTGCTTTACATGCAATGTTTTTGAACAGATATCTTTGATTTGTTGCCAAATGTTTGCTGAAACACAAGTGTTCTTGTTATACGCTTTTATTATTGATCGTTCTATAATTTTAATGTCTTAAACGTTGCCAAAATCTTGGTCGTTCACGAGAGGGATACCAAAGTACATATCTCGTTTTGGGACATGATTAAGCTGTCGTTGGTCGGGTTAGCGGGGTGGTCATTTAGAAGGGGTAATTTAACTTGGAAAACGTCGGTGAACGTGAAACTTGGTCGCATACAGGGAGTGGTCGTTCTTCAGAGTGGTCGTAAATAGGGGGACCACTTTATTGCCTACCCGAATTTTCACCTAACTTGATACTCGTGGTGGGCCGATCATCGAAAATAATCGAAAAATtagttgaaaaaaaattgatgatgattttgaaaaggccATTCATCGGAAATTTCTGAAAGTGTTTGTAAATCTTTGGCTTCgtgtatttttgtaatgttaccaAACCAAGAAATAGTTATATTTTACCGATATATTCATCTGTCGTTTACAAATGATTAAGGAGATTCGAATGTCTTAACATCTGTAAAATGGTTTGTTTGTGTTCAGAATTAAAGATATTGATAATAAAGGCCAAGGTAATAAATATACTTaagatgtatatacattttctaCAAAAGGCACTTCTGTGCTAAATTTAGAGAACTGATTATAAGCAATAATCGATCGATTTTGAGTTTCCAATTATCAAATCTGAAATCGAAACCGATTCCCATCATTGCTCGATGCACTTTGAGTGGCATAATTACTTCAGGTTCTCTGAATTTAATATATCTCTGCGATAAAGAAACATTCATCAAAAGTTAATTGCTATATCTGTAATATGCATTTTCTGATCATACATTTGACGTTTTACCTACAGAAAATAATTACGGCTAAGATCAACAACCCTGAAGACTGGAAATCTTCAATTTCCAAAAACCTTAGCATCAATATGCCTACAGGCCATCAGGGAGCGATTACAGCTGGATTCTGGAGATATCGTTCTTTTGTGTGCAGGCAAAGGGAAATTTCCAGTAAGTTTgtaaaactgaattaaaatgaaaaaaaaaattctatggAATATGATTGGAAATGAATATTATTActtatatttttaaacattctgAAGATAATATGggttaatatgtttttttatgtaGCTTATTAACTGTGTAAGTGGGATTTTTTCATGTTAAAAGGGCAAATCTAGCCGTTATAGGAACCATGGAgccaaatgatttcccatagacgataaaattaacgtttaccactgtcatgcttaaatggagttttcaacactggtccactagccataattttgaagactgtcatctcggaaacctgtaaatagaatgatcaaaaattctaccaatttgaactatatgggggccaccatcttgtttTGAATTCATGACAAAAAATTCACCtacaacaaattaaaatacaCCAATTAAgtccccctgacaaaaacaggctagaatttttttttttcgacatgtattgcccagcccacacataaaactttggaaacttctctcacctaaatatccaatcagtagaccccgatgcattcaccttcctattaaatcttctgcccaaacggggaaacGGCAAAAACTAAGTCAATGAGAGTGAAAGCAGCAGTAGGTATCCTAAGTCAATGAGAGTGAAAGCAGCAGTAGGTATCCTATGTAGTGATAGAGATAGACAAAGTGTAATTTGAGACTTGGTAGATCTCTCTAACTAGATTGATTCTGAAACTTGACAGAGGTTTCAtggatgtttttgttttgttttaagtttGAAGTCCTTGGGAAGAAGCGCCTGGCAACTGCTACTCACTTAGAACAAAAAGGTATTGTTATTTACAAAAAAGTATTGCCATTTAcaaaaagatattattatttacaaaaaagtATTGCTATTTACAAAAAGATATTGTTGTTTACAAAAAGGTATAATTGTTATTTACAAAAAGATACTATTCTTTACAAAAAGGTATTGTTATTTTCTGTGATCCTGATATGTAAGATGCAGATTGATGGAGACCATTCTAAAAATAGAGCAGTTGATtctgaaggtcaaggtcactgtttctaAAAACTGAGAATTTGAGATACTGTTTGCTAAGGAAGGAATAATCATCATGTCATTGTTCTAATTTTAGTTTCACCATTTTGGTggtattatgtattatataccgTAGCTTGTTTCTTCCAGGACTGACAATCAGGAATGCCAACGACTACAACATTTTCTGGGTCGTTGATTTTCCACTTTTTCTACCAAAGGAGGATGAAGGTAAGTAATAATAAACTTTTCTCTGTATGAAATGGATTAAATGAGTAAAAAGGGGATagttttattttagtttaacaCTTTTGTCACGGAATAAATTGCATAATGGGTATTCTGGTCCTAAGTAAATATGCATGTGGCTTTTTCTGGCCTGAATTAATTTACGATTATTGACagttcaatttgtttttaaaaaaacaactattTATTGCTAGTCTTGCTTTGCCATTCTCATCACAGaattgaaaaagaaatagaAAGATTGAAAAGTGTCTTTctcattgttttatattgatggGGGCTAAATGGAAGGAATCTAAGCTACTTTCCATCAAAACTTGGGGATCTGAACTACACTCCTTCAacattttctgaaaaataatttcCTGAGAAACTGCtcttttaacattttatgtcCTCATTACTTGGCTTATGTCTTAAATACCCTCCCTATGTTAACTCTGCTTCATCCTAATGTAGACTATAATTTGTGAATATTTTTACACAATGCTTTGTCTGTGTTTAAGATGGTAAGCTTGTACAAGGATGCGTTGAATCAGCACATCATCCATTCACGGCCCCAGTGGatgatgaccttgaacttgtgTATTCTGATCCCACCAAGGTAAGTTACTAGGGAAATGGTAATCGACAAAATGGACTAAAAGCATTATATtcaacaaaaaaatttttaattttattttacagatttaATTATTTACACTAAATGAAGAACTTTCAATGAATATAAGTTCATTAAATGCGTTATGGTTTGTTTTAGCCTTTTTTCTGGCATCAATTTTTCCTCTAAACAAATTTCTGCTTCAGATTCATGAGGTACGGAGCCTGCATATATATTTTTGGGATAAGAAAATGTTTATTCATAcctatgaccttgaccattaTAGTTGCAAGGTAAAAGGTTTGCTAAAATAACCTTTATATGTGTTGATGTTGAGCCAATTCTATGACCTTGTACTGATAACATGATACCCATGTTTGTATTGTGACAGGTTCGGAGCCAACATTATGACCTTGTATTGAATGGTAATGAGATTGGTGGAGGGTCTGTTCGTATTCATGATGCAAAACTTCAGAAATATGTTCTTTCTGAAATATTAAAGGTAGGCTCTATCATCTCGGCTACTATCCACCTTTGAAATTCTTTTCTTTATGTTTCACCATTGGGATGAGTTGACTCGCATTCAGGggccagtttcatcaatatttttaatttcaggAAATTTGTTAACTTAAAATTTTTGTTCAAAGGAAAGCGTTACAGAATTTAAAATGATTCCTTAGCTGAGATTTTCCCCTTAAATTCTGTTTTCCTATAGAAATTTTTAAGTTAGTAAATTTCCTTAAGTTACGGAGCGTTGATGAAACTAAAGCCAGTATATTGAAAGCAGATTTGATTATGGTATTTGTGCTTTGTATTCAAGACCTGCTCTGCGAACAGTCCTGTCAATTTAACAATCACATCACAGTCATAAGTACCATATATAAGATTACATTATGCTAGTCGACTTATATCATCCTACAGTGGTATTAATATGAAAAAATTAAGAATTAATTAAATGTAGAACATAAAATGCTTTGAAGGGGATATTCCTTCGATCGGACATCAGAAACTTGAAAAAATTCTATAGATAAAATCTATGCCGGAATGAGGGTTAGATGAGATTTTGTGCCTACCAGTAATGAAAGTAAagccgaaatgtacaggaaaatgATGTTTCGTACACAAAAACTGTCTGCCTTTctggtaattagtgatacttcagGTCGAATTCAGAATTTTCATTATCTAATACTTGAAGCACTTTTGTTTctcttgagagtaaaactatcatattaatttaaagattaaaaCTTTCACTACTTGagaaaaatacacatttaacGTTTAGTTTCATTTTGGCGACATACCGGTCCACGATATTaaaacgaaggaatgtccctttaatattaaaaaaatagaaacttaaaaaaattattattgttaattgtaaaagttaattattttttagcctgtatttaattttttgttacaaaaaaaaaacatttctgtaTGATAATTGCTCATTATTCAGGGTTTGTTTCAAATCATTTCCATATTAATAAGACACCATATTTTACATCTGTTTTTGACAGGAAGACACAAGTGAGCTAAATCACCTTCTAACAGCTTTAGGAATGGGATGTCCACCTCATGCTGGGATTGCTTTAGGTAATcattatttcaatttgaaaaacTTCTGACAGAGGTTGGCTAACTTTTTAACTATCGTTTCTGCAATATTAGGTTCACAAAATATAATAGCTGAAAACTCCAGGACACAAGCTCAATCTTAACTGAAAACATGGAATTGGATAGATTTGAAATTATCTTAATTGGTGAAAATGCTAATCTTGATAGCAGAGAACATTGATAGGTGTGGATGGTTAGgttttaattatttaacatCGATGCCAAGATGCTTCTTATGAATGAAGTAAATCTCTGTGATGTTGTTCTTACTGCGACATCTTCTAATGTGGAGTTCatacaaggtcaaggtcattactTCTAATGTGGAGTTcaaacaaggtcaaggtcattgattctAATGTGAAGTTcaaacaaggtcaaggtcattgctTCTAATATGGAGTTTATacaaggttaaggtcattacTTCTAATGTGGAGTGcaaacaaggtcaaggtcattactTCTAATGTGGAGTGcaaacaaggtcaaggtcattgctTCTAATGTGGAGTTcaaacaaggtcaaggtcattgattctAATGTGGAGTTcaaacaaggtcaaggtcattgctTCTAATATGGAGTTTATACAAGGTTAAGGTCATAGATTCTAATGTGGAGTTcaaacaaggtcaaggtcattgctTCGAATGTGGAGTTTaaacaaggtcaaggtcattgctTCTAATATGGAGTTcaaacaaggtcaaggtcattgtttaTAAGGTGAACTTCATACAAGATCAATGTTATTGTGAAGGccttgttagttttttttttatcacagtCCAGACTGTTTTAACCAGATTTGTTCATTTATAGAATAAGTAAATCTCTGTCGaataattttgacattttactaGGACACCTTCTGAGGAGAAGTTCatacaaggtcaaggtcattgctTCTAATGTGAAGGCCTTGTTTTCTTACTGCAGTTCAGGCTGGTTTGACCAGAGTTGTTCATTCATAAGATAAGGGTGGATATGGTGATCATATTCTTTGCCATTTGATGAAGACtttcaaattacatgtacatcagaaTAGAATTGAAttcattatatatctgtctatgaaaatatttcatagaCATTTGGCCTAAATACTAAATGTTAATTTCCTATATTCATGATTGTTAATATTGTGTTCACTGATCTTCATcatttgaatgaccttgacctttttgCATGACCTTGTctatttaaatgttaattttctATATTCATGCATGATTGTTAAAATTGTGTTCACTGATCTTCATcatttgaatgaccttgacctttttgAATGACCTTGTCAATTTATATGTATACTTTTTATTTACCACAGGTCTGGACCGATTGTTTGCTATTCTGAGTGGAGTAGAAAATATCAAGGACGTCATTGCCTTCCCGAAGTCGTACATGGGATTATGTCCTATGAGTAAAGCTCCATCTTCTTTGTCAGAATCAGATCTTACTCGTTACCATTTAATACAAAAATCATGATAACGAACATTAAATTATTTACTTTGTGAAAATTTGAAATGATGAAATTGttcaaaatatgtaatatattatattaaattatgcaaaacaggtatatatttattctattttttatatgatatgCCCGACGAAAGACGGGacgtattatgttatcatgttggcgggcGGG
This genomic interval carries:
- the LOC117332107 gene encoding aspartate--tRNA ligase, mitochondrial-like; this translates as MASLHCCRHLFRLLARQTRHCSQISARCTGWHDTKLYQEKTCLKQFIKCFHEINANSKKFSTSCATHSSKNIVDDHENWKNQPTSFTNRTHLCGGLSSSDVDQSVTLCGWVDRSSKLFLKLYDWTGQVQIIVPDDMVKMVTSLDRESVVEVKGTVKMRPEHQRRPAVCSGEIEILPSEIKVLNSCDSQVPFYPTCVSYNKVTSDVKMEHRYLDIRSVQMQKILRLRSSFIMKAREFLCNNHGFVDVETPTLFRKTPGGAKEFLVPTRHKGRFYSLPQSPQQFKQLLMIGGIDRYFQIARCYRDETQKPDRQPEFTQLDIEMAFTSQTHIMRLIERLLHHCWPPEAGILPDTFPVMTYDQALRDYGIDKPDTRFDMKLKDLSDVMSGCGVELLEQAETVTALRIPDGQKYFSNKDLDILCKPINEDNKTKIITAKINNPEDWKSSISKNLSINMPTGHQGAITAGFWRYRSFVCRQREISSKFFEVLGKKRLATATHLEQKGLTIRNANDYNIFWVVDFPLFLPKEDEDGKLVQGCVESAHHPFTAPVDDDLELVYSDPTKVRSQHYDLVLNGNEIGGGSVRIHDAKLQKYVLSEILKEDTSELNHLLTALGMGCPPHAGIALGLDRLFAILSGVENIKDVIAFPKSYMGLCPMSKAPSSLSESDLTRYHLIQKS